The nucleotide sequence CTCGCCTCGATGCTATGACGCGCGCGCAGATCGGCGATCTGTTCCTTCACGTGCGCCGGGAGGTTCTCGTAGGCCAGCACCATGTTGGCCCACATCGTGTCGCCGCCGACCGGGGGACACTCCACGCAGCGCAACACAGCGCCGAACGGCGGCGCATCGCGCCACGTTGCATCCGCGTGCCATGCGTTTTCGTAGCGATCGTTGGGCTGCTCCGGCGACTTGTAGATGCGCACGAGACCCGGATGCTCGGGGTCGCTGCCCGCAACCGGATGATCTTCGAGTTCGCCGAAGCGGCGCGCAAAGGCCACGTGCTCGGCGCGCGTGATGGTCTGATCGCGCAGGAACAGCACGCGATGCTTCAGCAGCGCGCCCCGCATGTCGGCGAACAGGCTGTCGTCGTGAATGGCATCGGCGAGGTTGACGCCCAGCACTTCGGCGCCGATCGCGCAGGTCAGT is from Caballeronia insecticola and encodes:
- a CDS encoding TauD/TfdA dioxygenase family protein; its protein translation is MRVEPLTCAIGAEVLGVNLADAIHDDSLFADMRGALLKHRVLFLRDQTITRAEHVAFARRFGELEDHPVAGSDPEHPGLVRIYKSPEQPNDRYENAWHADATWRDAPPFGAVLRCVECPPVGGDTMWANMVLAYENLPAHVKEQIADLRARHSIEASFGAAMPIEKRLALRAQYPDAEHPVVRTHPETGENVLFVNAFTTHFSNYHTPGRVRFGQDANPGAGELLRYLISQAYIPEYQVRWRWKPNSIAIWDNRSTQHYAVMDYAPCHRKMERAGIVGDRWY